From Vigna unguiculata cultivar IT97K-499-35 chromosome 5, ASM411807v1, whole genome shotgun sequence, the proteins below share one genomic window:
- the LOC114186351 gene encoding triphosphate tunel metalloenzyme 3-like: MEVEIKLRLPDSATHQKLSNVLSPFHTKTLIQENIFFDGTNKELTSNLAVLRIRFYNLERCVLSLKAKPVISGGISRMEEHEEPFDPALGRACIAEPWRLLSVDSSTVLKRVRDEYGVGANGVVCLGGFRNVRAVHQWQGLKLDETNYDFGTSYELECESSDPETHKKLLEDFLQENGISYSYSQVSKFAVFQSRKLPEF; this comes from the coding sequence ATGGAAGTAGAGATCAAGCTTCGTCTCCCAGACTCAGCCACTCACCAAAAACTCTCCAACGTGCTTTCTCCTTTCCACACCAAAACCTTAATCCAAGAAAACATCTTCTTCGATGGCACAAACAAGGAACTCACTTCCAACCTCGCTGTTCTCCGAATCCGTTTCTACAACCTGGAACGATGCGTCCTCTCCCTGAAGGCCAAGCCAGTGATCTCCGGCGGAATCAGCCGCATGGAGGAACATGAAGAGCCATTTGACCCTGCGCTTGGCCGTGCCTGCATCGCTGAGCCGTGGAGGCTCTTATCAGTGGATTCTTCCACGGTGCTGAAGAGGGTGAGGGATGAGTACGGTGTTGGAGCAAATGGGGTGGTGTGCTTAGGTGGGTTTAGGAATGTGAGGGCTGTGCATCAATGGCAAGGGTTGAAACTGGATGAGACCAACTATGATTTTGGGACCAGCTACGAGTTGGAATGTGAGAGTTCTGACCCAGAGACACACAAGAAACTGCTCGAGGACTTTCTTCAAGAAAATGGAATCAGCTATTCTTATTCTCAAGTTTCAAAATTTGCAGTTTTTCAGTCCAGGAAGCTGCCAGAATTTTGA
- the LOC114183047 gene encoding glutaredoxin-C1-like — translation MHYQVESPSAAAAAWSYLMRVRSMEEDQMERVVRLASQSAVVIFSVSSCCMCHAMKTLFCGMGVNPTVHELDQDPKGKDMERALMRLLGNGINTTAATVPVVFIGGKLVGSMDRVLAFHISGTLVPLLKQAGALWL, via the coding sequence ATGCATTACCAAGTGGAGTCTCcttctgctgctgctgctgcatGGAGCTACCTGATGAGGGTTCGGAGCATGGAAGAGGATCAGATGGAGAGAGTGGTGAGGTTGGCCTCTCAGAGTGCTGTGGTGATTTTCAGTGTGAGTAGCTGTTGCATGTGCCATGCAATGAAGACGCTCTTCTGTGGCATGGGGGTTAACCCCACTGTTCATGAGCTCGACCAAGACCCCAAAGGAAAAGACATGGAGAGAGCACTGATGAGGCTTCTTGGAAATGGAATCAACACCACTGCTGCAACTGTTCCTGTCGTCTTCATTGGAGGAAAACTTGTTGGCTCCATGGACAGGGTTCTGGCCTTCCACATCAGTGGCACCCTTGTCCCTCTTCTCAAACAAGCTGGAGCTTTGTGGCTTTGA